A stretch of DNA from Bactrocera neohumeralis isolate Rockhampton chromosome 6, APGP_CSIRO_Bneo_wtdbg2-racon-allhic-juicebox.fasta_v2, whole genome shotgun sequence:
gtaccagtcgagatttgacgcgcttgaggcccaaaacatccttcaaaatggtattggctgagcctttcgatatgccaacttcatcagcaaggtctctaattgttaatcgacattttttttagacatagcctcatcaccaaaggctttctgcaccatcctcaacgtatccgcagcagaaaattgattccgtaaacaaaatttaatgcaaattctttgctcaaaaaatttcgacatcgcaaaaaacgaaaaactcacttttagcagcttaCAAAACGACACgcatctcaaacactaatgaatattttgacatgaaatttgacataaatgtgactgacagtactaccaacctaaaaaaaaaataattctccaaatccttcgacgcgctcagtttaaattcaaattcacCTTATTTTTTGCGCACAGAATATCCAAATaacgatttccaaaaaaaattgaaaaataactcAACGCTTTTCAATAAAGGTCACCAAAAATTCTAGAGCCGTagccacacaacaacaacatcaacaaaacTATAACAACATAGTTCtcataatgcaaaaaaaagaatCCTGCGACTCAGAACAATATTTCTATTGAACCAATGATTGCGAGCCAATGTCAGGCAGTAAATTTTCTTCCTCAGACCTTTTTGCGTTTTGTTCTTAAAAACACTGTAGCAAAACATCCACAATTAACAATTACACACATATGAACTAAAAAACGGATGTTACAAATTGCATacaattttctttacatattccATAGAATCTCATCCGATTAACAGAGATAATGTGAAGGCAATACTACAAGAATAGTGCCCATGACCGGTCATTGGAAAGTTCTCATGTCCGTTTATAGGaattggttttatttaaaaatattaacgaaaacgatgttttcatgaaatttatcCTGTTTTGGAAGTTGTCCAGATATAAGGACTGTCCATAATGGAGAATGAAAGTGTGAAAGTGTTATCTAAGTTTAGGCATTCCATACCCTGATCTGTGCGTATACCTTAAACTAAATTATCTGCGACTGTCGCAACAATTTTCATCTGATTTTCCGTGGGTTGTATTCACCAATAAATAAGTGtatgtgcgtatatatgtatgtgcacatataTAATTGTGTCtacatatttaagtatgtaGCGGTATATTTGGCATGTGTAAGCAGACAAATCTAGGCGTCCCGTCGTGGTGCGGTGTGGTTGGAGGTGACGTGAGTCGACCGTGCCATACCTCCTTGCGCCCAGACGATATTTAATTTGATGTGATCGGCGAAAAAAGTCACTAGTACCGTGCCGCCACAACATTGCGAcaccatcttcatcatctgtaTCATTATTATTGTGTTTATCTGCGTCGCCGGCCAGCCACATCATCACATTTGCCAGCAACAGGCAACGGCCGAAACCAGAGGCTATGGTACGAGTATTACCAAATCATAGCCAGCCGCTGTCACCTCTACAACTGCCACAGACGACTTATGTGTAGAGATTCGTCGGTGTTCAGAATGTCTACGTATCTATTTATAATTTGTCTCTAAATCTATTTTCGCTATTTGTTTCGGTATAGAaggaagtgaaatatttttgtgatatctctgagttaaatttattttcgtaaaCATTTCATTCCATTTAGTCGTCCCCGGTGCTATGGTGCCCTTACCGCTGCACTCTTTATTTGTCAGGCTATCTTTGTCGTCGGTTGTCCATCCATCCTCTCATCATCATTTAGATACTCTGCTAAAAGATTTAtatgaatgcatgtatgtatgtatgtaaataatatggatgttcatacacacatacatacgtaactGGGTATTCGAACATTCGCCTGTCAATCAAACATTTATGCGCTCCATAAAAAGCAATATAAGCATTTCTTGCTACTGATTGCCCTCTAGCAACAGACCTTTTTTCAGTATATTTGCATTGATGCTTCCTTGGTTTgtgttaaaatttcaaactcgTTCATCATGGTAATGCTGTGACTTTGAGTGGGTGATCCTCAGGATACTCCCGACGAAAGTCAGGGCGGATGACCCTTCAATTCCTATAACAGCTGGTTCCACGGTAGCGGAACTGACCCGGATTTTATACGGCCAACGGCTGTTATTGAGAGGACCTAAACCTAGAAAGCAATAATAAGTTAATACCCGCTGCCTTCAGTGGAGATGGAAGAGAAGAGGAATATATGATCTTGAAAATGACTCTATCTTTGCGGGCGCAGTGAGCATGAGCATATCCTTGAGCATATCCTTGTATCCTGACGCCGTTTTCCTTATGGTTAAAGAAAAATGTCTACGTACCGTCTACGAGCTAACCGTCTTTAGGTCCTTGGCACAGTATCTAACTGGGCGAATAGGAATGGCTTAACTGTCACCCCAAGTAAAActaaaatggttttatttaccagGAGATACAAAATCCCAGACGTCCCTCTCCTATTATTCGAAGGCTCGCGTCTTCAACCTGTTGCTAAGGTGAACCATGTAAAGCTTACTATTGATAAAAACCTTTCAGGGAGACCAAATATTGAGGAGAGAGTAAGGAAGGCATCGGTTGCcttatattgctgtagaggagctGTAGGGAAAAGGTTAGGACTCTCACCAAAGATAGCGTACGGTTCCACGAAAATGTAGCTAGAGGGCGCTCGAAAAGGCTACACTTACTAAAAAGTTTGAACGTATCCAAAAAGCGGTTCACATCGGCAACTCTGGTGATATACGAACAAAGATATACTGAAAATCTCTCCTACTTCAACTGAATTCCTGAAAACTTGGATCACTAGGTCCAAGAGGCCAACGTTTCAGATTTTTTTGTGCTCACATATCGACGAGGAAAATGTGGATGGGGAGAAGTCCCTGGAGAAGAGgagcagtgagctttttcacggatgAGTCTAAGCTAGGAGGAGGAGTTTTCTATATGAATCCTCTGTAGAGTATTCTAGGTATAAGTAGCTGCTATCAAGCTGGTGATAGGCGTACTGCTACGAAGTGCAGCCTCTTTTAGACACTTTCACTTCGGCAGCAGAGCGGTAACACTAGCGTTGGGCTCACTAACAGCGCATTCAAAGCTAGTCAAGAACTGTCTGTACTTACTCGAAAAAGAATCAAAGTCGACGACCAGCGTCTGGGTGTGTGTGAGATCCTTTTAGTCTGGAGTAGAAATCAGGAGATCAGGACGGAGGTGGAAACCTCCAGGTACATTCTCCTCCATTGTGTATACTTTGCATGACTGAGGCTGAAACCGATTTGTAAGGTTTCTAAGCTGTTCAAGTGAGATCCCTCTCCTTAATTCGACAACCTTAATTTGCGTACCAACAGCGTGTGTACTGGCCGAAATCGTGTAATATGGTATAAATTCTTAAGCACAGAAAATGTTTGTGTCTGCAGTTGTTGGGAACCGATCTTGCAACCAACGACTAGCATTTTGCCAGAAAACTAAATGGTACGCATTCCAGCAGCAAACGGAAtcgtctacatacatacttgtacatacgaAATATGTGTTCTCTGTGTGTGGAGAAGTGTAGAGGTGCAGAAGTATCTCGCCCCAACAAACGTGCGCCTAGACACAAAGTCCAGCATAGCCACATTTGCTGGCAACAGGCCGCGCTCGTCCACTGCTTATTAAGTTTGGAATGCTGTAGTGCAACATTTGTGTAAAGACGGTGGTGcgatgtgtttgttgttgcatgtttGCAAATGCCGTGGAATGTCAGTCCGTTTGGTTGTTGGAATGTAGGTGAGGCGTTAGAATGTTGCCAATGCCTTGGCTTGTGTCTAATTTcttcttatgtacatacatacatataagatacaattgtatgtgtgcatgtatatcTTATATGTGTAGCCTGGTGCAGACGGCCGCAATTGTcctaaaaatgcgaaatttccACGAATTCGAGGCAACAGAGTTCTGGGTGGCCGTGTATGTTCGAGCTCTGGTATTTAGAATCTATGTGCACATGTAAGAGTGTCTACGCGactggtgtgtgtgtgtgtctacaatcgcgtatataatgtatatgcatgtatgcctAAGAATAAATGCAGTTAACAGTAAAAGGTGCTAAGTGGCAACGGAAGTGCTTAAGTGGTTATTGAATGTGTAACTGAAACGGCGCAGTTGAATGGCTGCAAATGAAGCTGATGTACATGCAGATTGCCCACATCTACAGACAAACATTGACATTCTTATTCcttaaatatacttacatatacatatatgtacatatgtatgtatgtaagtatgtacatatgtatgattagCAGACTTGTTTATTACGTGCTGAACATTGGAATATTTGCTATCAGTGAAGATGAAACCATTGTAAGGAAATCCGGAAGGACTGTGTTTCGCTGTGACACCGTAATTAACACCAAATACCGCGACTAAAAGCGTGGAATTGCTCTACAAAGATTTTTTCATATACAGCATTCTAATATCCCCAGAAATGCTGTCTGGATTGCGATATTCAGGccatattgttttgaaaaatgcgATTGGCATTTCACTGATTTTATGATGAGAATCCATCTTCACGAGAATCATAATTTCGCTCTGACTTAGAAGCGCAACCTATATAATCTAATCCAtaagtagatatgtacatatgtatatgtccaaATTTCTGGCATTTCACATTCCTTCCTTCACACATAGTATAACAACAATATCCGGTTTTCCCCATTGAAGCTTCgctaaaataatttctaaaaataaaagctttttacaTCAAGCTAAATGGAATTCAATGGACTCCCCCACTAAACTTAAGTGCAGCACATTGCCCAGAAATAGTAAGCATGAAACAAATGTTGtaagcaaataacaacaacagaaataacAAGACGGCGTGTTGTTGTCGTCTGATAACGCATTCCTGCATCAAAACAAACGTCGTGAATGCCATCGAATGCCAGCAACATCGACATGCGAGGCAACGCCAAaagtacaataacaataacaacaacaactacaaatataCTTATTGTTAGCTTGTGGAGacctttgaaaaaaataaaaatacaacaacataaACGTCACCGCCGACAGCACACAAAGAGCTAAAACACTGgtcttgttgctgttgctgccagCACACACAAATGACCGGACGGTATGTGCATAAGGCACCATTCCCGCGAACTGATCATGTTTCATGCACAtcccacatacacacaaacacaggcAGGGTAAGCACTGAAGCCGAAGCAGAAGCAGAGGCGCACACGCCAAATCAGCAGAGTTACTCCACAACGAGAACGCGGCTGCAACGGCAACAGCaacggcaacaataacaacgacagCAGAGGCGCATAGACGGAGACCCCCTCGGATGAATGAATTTAtgtttctgttatttttatgtttttctttggAATTACATTCTGCCTTATTCAGCAATTTCATTTTTCGGTTCgagttttatatttactttagcATTCCGATGTGGCTATGCAGCGACAGCAGCAAACAGACCGAACAACACCAACATCTATGTAACAATGGCAGACGAACTTCGAAACAAAAGGACAGACAGCAATGCAAATACTCACACTTGTACGAAGGCGAAAGAGTACGGGAAAAGCACCGCTGCAACAGGCAAACACACTCGTAATATAagcaactccaataacatcacaGTTGGAAAGTTAAAATGAAGCTTAGAGCTGGGTACTTCTAATAATCGATTccagtatttaataaaaatgggtACATCAGTTTTATACattctttcttcttttcactgtttggcgccaattggatataacaaatgcagccaggtccttctccatctaaTCTCCACCAGCGGGTCAGTACCcgaaaccttcaaagctgggagtgttctcttccaaccgaacaacatgaccaagccagcgcagccgatgtctcttgattcgctgaacaacatacatatgtcaatgtctATATCTCGTGCCGCTCATCATTCCAACGACAGCGGTATTCGCCGAGTCCAATGGTAAAGGACCAAAAATGTATAGAGGTGGACGTGTGCCACATCTTCGCTACAACAATATAGTGGACCAATTCGATGTTAGGTcatcggagcgtacgcacgtgaAGGACACTGGAGACATGTCGTCCACCTATCACGACATGATCAGTAACTTGATAAATTTTCTTGtgttggaatctagtactacagacagCCATATTTAGGGCCCCTGTGAATCAAATTAGtcttatgttaaaaaaaattttgctctgaTATAGATTGTGGCCACggctgaccggagacttaattctggtaccacgggtaGCAgcagcccttggaggtaactccaacctgcttatgcggactggcccctcggggagtatcgtggtggttgtggttaaaacccaaatgcgggaagaactgaccttgtcagttgaatgtggagttgcattgcaaccgggtgccagatccaaagcacggcagaggttttagatgggcctcgaacccgaccaaggtggttagtgtgtctaTTCCACACTgacaattggtactgaaaatgcttagcattctcagggcgctgatcaacgcattaatttgatcCGCCGTCCTTGttagcgccgtggagtaaggctgtcgtcagcaggtacccacgttaaacacaccggacgttgtaaCTGCTAACCCAGAATCATGAACTTTTCATTTCAGTTCTGTTATTCACAGTTTAGCTTGTGTCCAAACTGGCCACTTAATAAACACCCACTAGGGCTCACTGCCTTGCGACATGTTATTACGGTTCACACATGGGTTTGCTCAGTTGTGCAAAACAGAAATTTTCGTGAACATATGTATAGACAAACTAACTTGATTTCATAACAACCGATATTTAGTGTGTATGAATGTGCGCATGCTATGAATTCCTTTGTAAATCACAATTGCTTTTGTTACCTCCTTCTTTTTGGTTGCGCTTCTCTTTGCGGCCTTtttgtatgaggaatgcacTTGGCTTTGTGTTGAGGTTTTCAGAAAGCATTTTCGCATAATCGAGAAACTTTTCGGCATATCAATGTGACTGTCGCCGCGTGTCGAGGTGCGCGCAACCACATTGTCAATGGCGTGCGTTTATAACTTCGCACTGATATTATTGCAAAGGTGCATTAGGTTggttagttattttttttggtacgCAATTGGTAAATGTTTTCAATGGCCAATCGAATAGACATAGGACACGCCATGCCATCCAACTTATATAAGTTTTCCTTCAAGAACTGATGCCTGGAGCATATATTGCGTGTAGGTTCAAATACTACTGTCCAAAGGGTTTATGATTGGTACCACTCATCCCATCAGCTAGAAGCAAAGGACCTTCCCAGTCATACAATTCGATTGTATGCTATACCTAAGCAGTCTCgaattctcaattttttatgttcaataaaaattgtttgcacTGATTGCAAGGGGTAATGCTTTAAGTAAAGTAAGCAACGGTAAAAAGACCTTTGCAACTGCTGGAACATTAACTGAATTTCAAATCTTCAGCATATACTTGTGTATAAGTAATTGTTTATATCAGATTATGTTCCACTTTCTCGAAGtaggtatttcaaaaaattattagaacgaCCTTAACGGTGGgattaatgtatatgtatgcattacgTGCATACCGGGCTGCATGGAGAGCTGCGAGTAGTCATCGCACATTCCCTTCCCACGATCATTAATAAAACTGACACGTATTCATATGTGGATTGAGCCATAAGAAATGCcgaaatatgtgatttttcgTTGCATacctgcacatacatatgtacatgtattgatatgtacatacttataaacataaatatgtatgcaagttaTGAGTTAATGCATACGAATTCAATGCAGACTGAAACCTAAAAATAACCACGAATTTCGAATACCACGAGCAGATCTTTTAAAGGATCGATACATTTTCCgcacttttcttcttcttctttactggcgtagacaccgcttacgcggttatagccagcGCTCCAgtggtttcttcttttcgcaatgtggcgccaattggtgaaaccaagcgaagccagttccttctccacctggtctgcttcccccggcgggtactgcgtcgaatactttcagagttggaatgttttcatccattcggacggaatgacctagctagcgtagccgctgtcttttaattcgctgaactatgtcaatgtcttcgtatatctcatacagcttacctttctctcgaaaactcgtaacgtcgactcatcagatgttgtcatcgtccaagcctctgcaccatatagcaggcggggatcaatgaaaaaaaatacttctcaattgcctactcagcccgaagtagcatctgctgccaagagttattctgtgttggatttcgaggctgacattgttgttggtgttaatactgctTCCAATatacacgaaattatctacgactttgaagttatgactgtcaacagtgacatgggagcctagACGCGAGTTCgacgacagtttgtttgatgacaggagatatttcgtcttgccctcgttcactgccagacccatttgctttgcttccttatccagtctggagaaagcagaactaacggcgcgggtgttgaggccaatgataccAATATCATCGCCGTAAGCCAGCtctctctattcagatctgcagttcgaattattttctccaagagtagttTATTAAGTCGCACGAAAGAGAGTCACCTTGTCtcaaacttcgtttggtatcgaacggctcggagagatcttGCCCGAtcatgacggagcttttggtattgctcaacgtcagtttacacagccgtattagttttgcaaaGATGTCAAATTCAGGCATCGTGGCATAgaggcatagaggcagctcctgaGAAGTATACATTAGCATACGTGTATTCAAGAAAGTGTGTGTTTACCATATTTATGTTACATGAATGGACTGTTACCTGAATTattacttacacacatacatacatatatgtattataattaaaataaaatataacaaaaaattaattttaagtttcaaGAATTTCAGACATCGAACATAAAAGCTTATGATCGCAGTAAGTCCAATTTCTTCGCGCTTATTACCCATGCCACATCAAAATTGGGTACAAAAACGCTTTAGTTCCCTTTTTCTTCGCTTTGAATTACTTTCAGCTTGAAAAATGTAACATACCTTTAGGCTGAaccttttacaaaatttaaaacaatagaTTTTCACATAAGATTTTGAATAAATGCAgagaaaacatacaaaaaaccaCAGTAAAGAAAAAGTCAATGCAATTTGTGTATTCCGTTCAACTATTTAtgaaccaaattaatttaaatgcaaCTGTTATGTGTAAAATGTTTCCATATTTTCGCTCCTAGATGTAATGGGTGAGTGTTTTATGTGAAtcagcacaaaatatttttttattacagcaATGAGGCTATAAGGGCACGTATCTTACACCCGTGCCATAAAGAAATAACACCAATAACTTATctgaagcaaataaaatatgcacatGCATATATTAGCTAAAGTTAACTGCAATGACTCTAGGCTGCTCAACTCCCTCAGTAGTTTCTCGTTGACATCTGCAGTATTCAAAGGTTGTGGGTTAAAAGTGGACAAACACCAATTGTACAGTGACATAATAGTTCCTGCCGCGGATTTTATCTTATGACGTATCGCAAAAATTTGTTTGGGAGTgtgtatacaacaacaacaatatatattAATACTACACCTCTGTCCACCATAAAAGTGTAGAAGGatcaattaaatataaagtagataaaataaacaaccaacaaaaatgtaaaagctAGCGCTTTGAGGAcgaattatatgtacataagtacatatgtagtatgtgtgtACTTAACTAGAAATTGTAATCCTACGTAATTGATCCTACAAGTATTGTGATTAAACTGATACGAGGGTTGTATTATAGAAGAGGTGACAAGTCAAAAGTCAAtataattacaacaaacaacaaattgagtttttttccCGGCTCTCTTCTGAAATCTTGTTTCATTTTTCTATACTTAGTCGAATCGCGAATATTCGATCACTTCGATTCTTTGGAATTAGCGGAAAGGTGGTGTTTGAAACTATGAGGCAGACATCAAGCCGTTGTATGGTTAGTTAGTGTTTTAGGATAAGCTTTTTTAAGGACTTTTGAGTTTCaggattttcaaataaaactatttattgaTTTCTAATGATATCGTAATCGATACTACTATAATAAAACTCTTAGAGTAGAAATGAAACGTGCTCCAGATATCGCGGAGGGATAGTGTATcatgatacatatgtacatatgtacgtataaaaatCTTATCATTATGCTTTCTAAATTCATTTCTAAACTTATTAAACTTTATAActcatcatatacatatgtacatatgtatgtacgtttgttGCGTATAGATAATCAAACATCCACGGGCTAATCGCCAGAAGAGCAAAtcaacatttgtttttattgataagaCATCCAAATCCATAGAAATAGCAAAACGCCGACGTGATTTGCTACAGAGCAAACGCACACCGAACGCTTAAACAGTTCTAGGGAAAGTCTTGATCGAATAGCATCGCATTCAAACACAAGTATACTTATAACAAGTATTGCCGGCGTAGTTGATAATAATAATAGGcataaacaatttaatacaCACAAGTGCTTCTGGTGACTGCCTTCATACGATAACCATGTCAAGTGCTTTAGGTCGTATACGTCTAATAACCTTCGACGTCACCAATACGCTACTGCAGTTTCGTGGCAGTCCTGGGAAACAATATGGAGAGATTGGTGCACTTTTCGGTGTACTCTGTGACAATGCTGATCTCGCACAAAATTTTAAGGCTAATTGGTAAACTAAGGCAAATTTTtcgatcacttttttttaagttttttttttttttgtttaggaacATAATGAATAGAAAATATCCAAATTTCGGACGTAGTTCCCGCATTAGCTGGCAACAATGGTGGCATCAACTTATTGGGAGTATGTTTAATAATTGATTGTGCATGagtataattttattcaaatacttttttcttattCAGATACGTTTTCTGACAGCGGCTCGTTGATACCCGGAGAGAAATTAAGTAGCTTGGCAAATCATCTGCTTGAACTTTACAAAACAAGTCTTTGTTGGCAGCATTGCAATGGAAGTGTGGATTTACTAAATTATTTacgtttacaacaacaactcgcTGCAAACCATAATGATAACGACGTTGATGATAACCACTGCAGTCAGAAGTCACAAATAGCTTTAGGcgttatatcaaattttgatcCTCGCTTAGACACACTCTTgcgtaatatgaaaattaagcattattttgattttacaaTTAATTCTTATGATAGCAACGTTGAAAAG
This window harbors:
- the LOC126762062 gene encoding rhythmically expressed gene 2 protein; translated protein: MSSALGRIRLITFDVTNTLLQFRGSPGKQYGEIGALFGVLCDNADLAQNFKANWNIMNRKYPNFGRSSRISWQQWWHQLIGNTFSDSGSLIPGEKLSSLANHLLELYKTSLCWQHCNGSVDLLNYLRLQQQLAANHNDNDVDDNHCSQKSQIALGVISNFDPRLDTLLRNMKIKHYFDFTINSYDSNVEKPSPEIFDLAMKLSNLENLKPEECLHIGDGPTTDYLAAKNVGWNAALIHEKTINYLIKNYGDKIEDQFVFQSLYDFHKKFSNNFINW